The genomic segment GCGAGGACAGTCCGCGGGCCAGGGCATCCGGATGGTCCCGATCGGGTCCGTCGAGCTGAGCCGACAACTGCGCCAGCGCGTTCAGGGTTTCGGTGATGCTCTTGGGGGTCAGCGTCTTCGTGATGCACTGCGAGCGGTTCCACCGGTCGGTGTTCAGTCCACCGGCCACCACCGCGAGTTGCCGCGAGGCGACGACACTGTCCGACAGTGTGGTCGCGCCCGCATCGGCGTAGACGGGTTTGTCTGCGGCGACGGCGAATTCGACCCGCACCGCACCGTTCTGCGGGGTGATCGAGGTGACCGAGCCGACCGGGAGGCCGCGCATCGTCACCTGATTGCCGACGTACAGCCCGATGCTGTCGGGCATGATCGCGCAGTACGAGTCGGTCCGCTTCGCCGGCTGGAAGATCACGAGGTAGCCGACGCCGACCAGCAGGACGAGCGCGATCGCGCCGACCAGGGACATGAAGGCCCGGGAGCCGAGCATCCGGTGCAGTGCGCTCATCAGCAGTCCCTCCCCGGCACCGGGACGCAGACGCCGGGCAGCGCGGCCGGCAGATCGGTACCGGCGGGCGCGGTGACGGTTTCGCCGGACCGGTCGACGGTCAGGCCGTCCGGCGTAGTCCACTGCCGCACCTTGTCCTGCAGGCCCGCGACCGTGCCGATGACCGGTTCCAGTTGCCCGCCCAGCTGTTCCAGCCGCGGCAGGGCGTCGGTGAGCTCCTGCAGTTTCGGCTTCAGCGTGGCATTCCAGGTCGGCGCGAGGGCGGCCAGCCGGTCGATCACGGCCCGCAGCAACCGAATTCCCTCGCGCAGTTCGGCGCGCTTGTCGACGAGCACGTTCTCCAGCAGGTTGACGCTGTCCATCAACCGGCCGAGGTCGGTCTTCGCGCCGTCGTACATGGTGACGTACTCGTCGGCCACCGCCAGGGCGTTCGACACCTGGGTGCGCTGCCGGTTCAGCGCCTCGACATATGTGTCGACGGTGTCCAGGGTGGTCCGTAGTGCGTCCGGCGCCCGCTCGATCGAGGAGTCCAGCGCGGACAGGTTGCGCCGCAGGGTATCCCCGTCGACGGTCTGCAACGGCCGGATCGCGTCCTGGAAGGTCTGGGTCAGGCTGTACGGCAGCCGGACCCGCTCCGGCGGAATCGCCTTGCCGCCCAGCGGTGCGCTGCCCGAGGGGAACAGCGCCACGTAGTGACCGCCGATGACGGTGAGCATCCGTACGTCCAGCGATGATTCGTCGCCGACGAACACCCCCGAGTCGACGGTGAACCGCATGACCACCCGATCCGGTTTCAGTCGCAGCGATTTCACGCTGCCGACGATGATCCCGGCGACGCGCACATCGTCACCGGCCCGAACCGATTGCGCCTCGGACAGTTCCGCGGTGTAGGTCTTCTTGCCGAACGGCACCACGTACAGCAGGCCCGCCGCCACCGCGCACACCAGCACCAGCGCCGCGCCGATCAGGCCCAGCCGCAACTGCCTGCGCGCCGTACGGGCGGTCGTGGGCGGCGCGGCGGTCGTGCGCCGGTGCCGCGGGTTTCCGTCGGCGGCGTTGCGCCGCAATGTCATCCGTTGCATATCGCCACCTGCTGTCCGGAGATCAGCACCCGCAGTACCGGCGGTACCTCGGCCGCGCCCTTGCTGCACTGCGCCTTCCAGCCCGCCGGTCCGTGTGGTGTCGCCGCGTCGACACCGGCGAGCAGGCCGGGCAGCTTGCCGAGGACGTCCACCGCCTCCTGCGGATCGGGAAACAGGTTGCGGATCAACGCGTCCACATCGCTGCCGGTGTCCAGGCCCAGCGCGGTGAACAGGCTGTCCAGCGGCCCCAGCACCGACGGTGCGGCCATCGCGAATTGCGCCAGCCCGCCGATGTTCTGCTGCAACCCCTGGAACACGTCGGTGAGCCGCGCCAGCAACGGCACCAGATAGTGCACCCGGCCACCGACCTTGTCCGAGAGGTCGGACATGTTGTGGATCAGGGTGCCGATCACCTGCTGCCGGTCCTCGACGTAGGAGGCGAGCTTCTCGATGGCGTCCAGCGCGGGCCCGACGCCGCTGCCGTCCCCCTCGATCAAAGCGACCATGCCGGCGCTGAATTGGTTGATCTCCTCCGGAGAGATGGTGGCCAGCACCGGTTTCAGCCCGTTGAACATGCTGGTCACATCGAAGGACGGCACGGTGTGGTCGGTGCCGACGGTGGCGCCGGCGGCCAGCCGCGCACCGGGTTGCGCCTGCTGTTGCAGGTCGACATAGCGCTGCCCGGTGAGGTTCTGGTAGCGGATGGCGAGCTTCGAATTGTCGTAGACCGGGGTATTCGTCTTCAGCGACAGGCGAACCCGCGCGAGCGTGCCGTCCAGCCGGAGGCCGCCGACCTTGCCGACCTGCACGCCGTACAGCCGGACGTCGTCACCCACCTTCAGCCCGTTGGCATCGGTGAACAGCGCGTCGTGCGCCTCGGTGGGGCCGGACACCGGCCGCTTGATCGCGGTGCACACCACGGTCAGCACCAGGACCATCACCACCGCGAACAGGCCCAGCCGCCACAGCGCCGCACCGGTCTTCATCGGGCACCTCCCAGCAGCGGCGCCAGTACCGGAACCCCGCGCACATCGATCTCGGTGTTCAGCACCGGACCGTCCGGGGTGTCGGGCAGCGCCGCGTTCAGCCGCCGCAGCAACTCGGCGAGGTCGGCGCCGGACTGCTGCGGCCGCGGCACCGTCCGGGCCAGCAGCGTGAGGAGCGGCGCCAGCGCGTCTGTGGCGCCGGACAACTGCGGTCCGGCTTCGCCGGCGAAGGTCGCCAGTCCGGGCAGCAGTTGCCCGGTCAGCGTCGACACCCCGGCGTCGTAGGACGCCCGATCCTGTTGCAGCCGTGGGATATTGCGCAGCAGATCCAGCACTTGGATGGTGGCGCCCGCGAACTGCCCGCCACCGGCGAAGGCGGGCCCCAGCCGGCCCACCAGATCCGAGGCGGCCATCCGCTGGTTGTCGGTGACGGTCTGGGCGACGGAGATGATCGCCTGCACCAGTGGCGTGAACGCCTGCACATCCCCGGCGAGTTGCGCGATGACGGTGGCGAGTTGCGGAGTCAGCAGCGCGTCCCCGGTCCGCGACAGGTTGCGCAGCAGGGCGCCCATGGTGGCGTCGAAGACGGCCGCGGAGCGATCACCGGTCAGGTCCACGACGCCGCCGGCGCGCAACGGCGATCCGCCGGATCCGCGGCGCAGCTCGATCTCGCTGATACCGAACAGATTCGCGGGCGCGTAGTCGACGTGCATACTGTCGTCGATGCCGTGCAGCTGGGATCGGTCCAGCCGCAAGCCGATTCGCTGGGTGCCCCCGTCGGCGGGGGTGATGTCGGTGACGGTGCCGACCTGCACGCCGTCCACCCGCACCGCCGTCCCGGCGAGCACCCCGTCGCCGATCTGCTCGGTGTGCAGCGAGACCCGCAGCGAATCGTCGCCGCGCACTTCGTGATACAGCGTCACCGCGGCGAAGACCGCCACCACGACGGCGATCGCGACGGTCCCCACGACCATCGACCGCCGCTTGTCGACCGCCACTCCCGGCATTCCGTAACCCGGCATCGCGCTACCCCGTGAACGTCACGGTCGAGTCGACACCCCAGAACAGCAGGGTGAGCACCATATCCAGCGCGATGATCGCCACCGACGACGCACGCACCGCACGCCCGGACGCGATCCCCACGCCTTCGGGCCCGCCGGTGGCGAAAAAGCCGTAATAGCTGTGGATCAGGATCACGACGGTGGCGAACACGGCCACCTTGAGCACCGCGGCGATCACGTCGAAGCCGGAGACGAACTGGAAGAAGTAGTGGTCGTAGACCCCGGCGGACTGCCCGTGCACCACGGTGATCAGTCCACGGCACGCGAAATACGAGAGGATCAGCCCGATCAGGAAGGTCGGCACGATGGCGATCGCCCCGGAGATCACCCGGGTGGTGACGACGAACGGCACCGAGCGCAGGCCGAGCGACTCGATCGCGTCTATCTCCTCGGAGATCCGCATCGAGCCGATCTCCGCGGTGATGCGGCAACCCGCCTGTGCGGCAAAGCCGATGGCCGCGATGATCGGGGCCAGTTCCCGGGTGGTGGCGTAGGCGGACACGATGCCGGTCACCGGGCCCATGCCCAGCATGTTCAGCAGCGTGAACGACTCCACGGCCACCGAGGCGCCCATGACCAGGCCCAGCACGACCATCATCGGCACGGTGCCGCCGCCGACGATGACCGAGCCGCGACCCCAGGTCATATCGGAGATGATGCGCAGCGTCTCGTTGCGATATCGCTCGAGCGTCACCGGAATCGACGACAACACCTGCCACACGAACGAGAGCACGAAGCCCAGCGATTCGACCCGGGTGAGGATCAGGCCCCGGCGCCGGTACACGCGCCCGGCCCAGGCCAGTCCCTTCGGGCGATAGGCGGAGACGGTCACCTCACACCAGCCTCGTGGGCAGGAACATCTCGGTCACCTGGGTGATGCCGAGATTCACCACGACGATCGACACCACCGACAGCACCACAGCCGCGTTTACCGCGTCCGCGACGCCGCGCGGCCCGCCCTTGGCCTCCAGCCCGCGCTGACAGGCCACGACCACCACGATGAAACCGAACAGCACCGCCTTCAGCAGCGACACCCACACGTCGGCGGTGGTGGTGAACGAGCCGAAGGTGGCCCAGTAGCTGCCCGGTGTGACGTTCTGCCCGCCGACGGCGACGGCGTATCCGGCCACGATGCCGACGAAGATGATCAGGATGTTGAGCAGCGGCGCGACGAACAGCATCGCCGCCAGCCGCGGGATCACCAGGCGGTGAATCGGGCTGATACCCATGGTGTTCAGCGCGTCGATCTCCTCGCGGATGGTGCGCGCGCCGAGATCGGCGGCGATCGCGGCCGCTCCCGCGCCGCCGAGCAGGAAGCCGGTGGCCAGCGGCGCGCCCTGTTTGATCACGCCCAGGCCGCCGGTCGCGCCGAGCAGCGAATCCGCGCCGAGAGTGTGGATGAGGTTGCCGACCTGCACGGAGACGATGACGCCGAACGGAATGGCGATGAGCACGGCCGGAATCGCCGTCACCGTGACCAGCCGCCACGCCTGCAGCACCGCTTCCCGCCACTGGAATCGTCCGCGCGCGATATCGCCGAGCGCGCCGAAGACCGATTCACGGGCGATATCGACCGCCCGGCCGAAGGTACGCAGCGACGACAGCACGGTTGCGGAGAAATTTCTGCGAACGATGCGGACCGCCGATGCGCTCGAGCGTTCCCGAGTTACCGGCGTCATACGCAACTCCGGCGTGCGGGGTGGGTCTCGGGCATCAAGGCGGAACTCTTTCGTGATCGGCGACACTGCCACATCGAAGCTATCGGTGACCGATGGTAACAGTAAAGCCGATCATGGTGTGAGGTGCGCCTCACGGACGGGAGCTGAGAGCTTCCTGAACTCGCTGGTAACTTACCGAGAGTCTGATTATCTATCAGCCGATATGCCGAAAGACTATGCGATATCGGCTATCAATATGATCTGCGTCACCGAATCCGAGAGACCTGTACGGACCTCCGGACGAGCCTCGAACAAGATTTCTTCCCAGCGAAATCGCCGCGATCGGCAAACC from the Nocardia sp. BMG111209 genome contains:
- a CDS encoding MlaD family protein codes for the protein MPGYGMPGVAVDKRRSMVVGTVAIAVVVAVFAAVTLYHEVRGDDSLRVSLHTEQIGDGVLAGTAVRVDGVQVGTVTDITPADGGTQRIGLRLDRSQLHGIDDSMHVDYAPANLFGISEIELRRGSGGSPLRAGGVVDLTGDRSAAVFDATMGALLRNLSRTGDALLTPQLATVIAQLAGDVQAFTPLVQAIISVAQTVTDNQRMAASDLVGRLGPAFAGGGQFAGATIQVLDLLRNIPRLQQDRASYDAGVSTLTGQLLPGLATFAGEAGPQLSGATDALAPLLTLLARTVPRPQQSGADLAELLRRLNAALPDTPDGPVLNTEIDVRGVPVLAPLLGGAR
- a CDS encoding MlaD family protein: MQRMTLRRNAADGNPRHRRTTAAPPTTARTARRQLRLGLIGAALVLVCAVAAGLLYVVPFGKKTYTAELSEAQSVRAGDDVRVAGIIVGSVKSLRLKPDRVVMRFTVDSGVFVGDESSLDVRMLTVIGGHYVALFPSGSAPLGGKAIPPERVRLPYSLTQTFQDAIRPLQTVDGDTLRRNLSALDSSIERAPDALRTTLDTVDTYVEALNRQRTQVSNALAVADEYVTMYDGAKTDLGRLMDSVNLLENVLVDKRAELREGIRLLRAVIDRLAALAPTWNATLKPKLQELTDALPRLEQLGGQLEPVIGTVAGLQDKVRQWTTPDGLTVDRSGETVTAPAGTDLPAALPGVCVPVPGRDC
- a CDS encoding ABC transporter permease, giving the protein MTVSAYRPKGLAWAGRVYRRRGLILTRVESLGFVLSFVWQVLSSIPVTLERYRNETLRIISDMTWGRGSVIVGGGTVPMMVVLGLVMGASVAVESFTLLNMLGMGPVTGIVSAYATTRELAPIIAAIGFAAQAGCRITAEIGSMRISEEIDAIESLGLRSVPFVVTTRVISGAIAIVPTFLIGLILSYFACRGLITVVHGQSAGVYDHYFFQFVSGFDVIAAVLKVAVFATVVILIHSYYGFFATGGPEGVGIASGRAVRASSVAIIALDMVLTLLFWGVDSTVTFTG
- a CDS encoding ABC transporter permease; this translates as MTPVTRERSSASAVRIVRRNFSATVLSSLRTFGRAVDIARESVFGALGDIARGRFQWREAVLQAWRLVTVTAIPAVLIAIPFGVIVSVQVGNLIHTLGADSLLGATGGLGVIKQGAPLATGFLLGGAGAAAIAADLGARTIREEIDALNTMGISPIHRLVIPRLAAMLFVAPLLNILIIFVGIVAGYAVAVGGQNVTPGSYWATFGSFTTTADVWVSLLKAVLFGFIVVVVACQRGLEAKGGPRGVADAVNAAVVLSVVSIVVVNLGITQVTEMFLPTRLV
- a CDS encoding MlaD family protein — its product is MKTGAALWRLGLFAVVMVLVLTVVCTAIKRPVSGPTEAHDALFTDANGLKVGDDVRLYGVQVGKVGGLRLDGTLARVRLSLKTNTPVYDNSKLAIRYQNLTGQRYVDLQQQAQPGARLAAGATVGTDHTVPSFDVTSMFNGLKPVLATISPEEINQFSAGMVALIEGDGSGVGPALDAIEKLASYVEDRQQVIGTLIHNMSDLSDKVGGRVHYLVPLLARLTDVFQGLQQNIGGLAQFAMAAPSVLGPLDSLFTALGLDTGSDVDALIRNLFPDPQEAVDVLGKLPGLLAGVDAATPHGPAGWKAQCSKGAAEVPPVLRVLISGQQVAICNG